The segment GGCTGCCGGCAGCTCGGCCGCGCGCAGCGCCAGGCGGCCGCGCCGCGAGGCCGCGCTGCGCCGGTTGCGCGCTTCGTTGGCGACGATGCGCAGCAGCCAGGGCCGCAGGGGCGCGCCCGCACGGAAGCGCGGCAACGCCTGCCACGCCTTCAGAAACGCCTCCTGCGCGGCGTCTTCGGCCTCGGCCGCGTCGCCCAGCAGTACGAAGGCGACGCGGAAGGCGAGCGCCTGGTAGCGTCGCACCAGCATCTCGTAGGCCGCCGCTTCGCCGCCGCGCGCCCGCTCGACGAGCTCGCTCTCCTCCAGAGTCGGCCTCCGCCGGGGTGCATGCATCTGTCATACAACGCCGGCGCCCGCGCGGTTCCCGGCAAGCGCCCAACCGGCGGCAGCGACGACAACCGCCGCCATGCCATACTGTGGGCGAACGAAGGGCGCCGCGTTGAACGCCGCAGGAGGGGACGTCATGACGCGCTATGTGAAATCGGCCGAGGAGATCCGCGCGCTGCTGCGCCTGCACGCCGAGCCGGCCTTTCTGGGCCGCCGCGGCCTCGCGATCCAGTTCGAGACGGACCCCGCGTTCGTGCGCGCCGTGCTGCCGCCGCCGCTCGTGCCGGCGGAGCGGCCGCTGGCTTCGGTGGGCATCAGCTCGTTCCGCGCCTCCAACTGCGTCGGGCCGTTCGACGGCGGCGCGATCACCGTGCGCTGCCGCTACGGCGAAGGTGGTGGAATCGAAGGGCAGTACTGCATCACCATGCCGATGAGCACCGACACCGCCGTGATCTACGGCCGCGAGCTGTACGCCGAGCCGAAGAAGCTCGCCGCTGTCACGCTCGAACGCGAAGGCAACCGCGCCCGCGCCACGGTCACGCGCCATGGCGTCGCCTATATCGAGCTCGACGCCGAGCTGAGCGAGCCGGTGCCCGACGGCGATTCCGAGGTGAACAACTTCTACTTCAAGTACACGATCGCCGCCGACGGCAGCGGTCTCGACCACGACCCGCTGCTCGTCTGCGTGCGCAGCGAATCCACGATCCGTAACGCCGTGCGCGGCAGCGGCACGATCCGCTTCGCCGCCAGCCCGCACGACCCCGTGGCCGATATCCCCATCGTGCGCGTGCTCGGCGCCGTCTGGAGCGAGGGCGACACCTTCACCCACGGCCGCACCCTCGGCAGCGTGCCGGCGGACCAGTTCCTGCCCTACGCCTTCGCCAAGATGGACGACCTGACGTGCGTCGCCGCGTCCGCGGAGGCGCTCGCGCCGATCGGTTAAGACATGGTTTCAAAACCGGCGTTCACGTGCGATCGCATCTCTGCAAGCGGGAACTCGAGCCGGTTTTGAAACCATCTGTAAGGGAAGGCGGGGCGCCTAACCCTGACGGCGAAGCCGTCAGGGTTAGGCGCCCCGGGGTGATCTGCCACAAAACGTCCGCAAACTCCCGCGTGGCGACACTTGCGATTTGTGCCCAATGGCGACAGAATGGAACAAACGTTCTGTGTTCGTCATAACATCTACGCCGCGCATTGCTGTAATGGTGTATCAAGAAGTGTGCGCACCCGCGCGTGAGGTGGCCCGTGAATCCGGAGTCCGAGGCGCTGGCGCGGCGCTTCGAGCAGTCCGCAACCGAGGCGGAGGCCGAGATCGCCGCCATCCCCGATGTTCGCTGGGACGCGCTCTGCGCCGCCGAGGGCTGGCCGGTGGCCGTCGTCGCTTGCCACGTCGCCGAGGGGCATCGCTTCATCGCCGGCGCGATCCGGCGCGCCGCCGGCCTCTGCGAGATCGACCCGCTGGGCGGCGAGGACATCCACACGATCAACGCCCGCCACGCGCGCGAGCACTTCGCCGTCGCTAAGGACGAGGTGCTGCGCGCCTCGCACGAGAACACCGCCTATCTCGCCGGCATCATCCGGGCGTTGACACCTGAGCAGCTCGAGCGCACCCGCGAGCTGGCGCCGGGCCGGCCGCGGCTGAGCGTGCGCCAAATCGTCGAGCTGGCCGCCTGCGGCCACATCGAGAACCACATGCAGAGCGTCCGCGCCGCCGTGCGCGGCCAGGGCGTCACGGCCTGAACGCGCACGGATCTGCAGCGGGGTAGGCGTGGCGCCGGGGCTTGTTGGCCCTCCACCACGCCGTGGAAGACACAGAACGAAAGGAGCATCACCATGCCGGGTCAAACCCGACTCTACGCCGGCA is part of the Dehalococcoidia bacterium genome and harbors:
- a CDS encoding sigma-70 family RNA polymerase sigma factor, which gives rise to MHAPRRRPTLEESELVERARGGEAAAYEMLVRRYQALAFRVAFVLLGDAAEAEDAAQEAFLKAWQALPRFRAGAPLRPWLLRIVANEARNRRSAASRRGRLALRAAELPAAGEDPPSSEDAALAAERRAALLEALNGLRPEERLVIAHRYLFELSEAEMAEALGCPRGTVKSRLSRALARLRARLGGAGEEAVDD
- a CDS encoding acetoacetate decarboxylase family protein, which translates into the protein MTRYVKSAEEIRALLRLHAEPAFLGRRGLAIQFETDPAFVRAVLPPPLVPAERPLASVGISSFRASNCVGPFDGGAITVRCRYGEGGGIEGQYCITMPMSTDTAVIYGRELYAEPKKLAAVTLEREGNRARATVTRHGVAYIELDAELSEPVPDGDSEVNNFYFKYTIAADGSGLDHDPLLVCVRSESTIRNAVRGSGTIRFAASPHDPVADIPIVRVLGAVWSEGDTFTHGRTLGSVPADQFLPYAFAKMDDLTCVAASAEALAPIG
- a CDS encoding maleylpyruvate isomerase N-terminal domain-containing protein — translated: MNPESEALARRFEQSATEAEAEIAAIPDVRWDALCAAEGWPVAVVACHVAEGHRFIAGAIRRAAGLCEIDPLGGEDIHTINARHAREHFAVAKDEVLRASHENTAYLAGIIRALTPEQLERTRELAPGRPRLSVRQIVELAACGHIENHMQSVRAAVRGQGVTA